AGTTTTGGATAACCTTTTCCTCCGCTTCCAAAATCTCCATGACACATAACACATTGAGCATCATAAAGTTCATTTCCAAGCTCTACACTACCTTGTGCTTTTTTAGGCTTCCCATCTTCTAGAACAACTTCACCTTCGTGCATATCAAATTCTGGAAGACCTGTTCCTTCGTACATTACATCTTTATTCCAAGCTGCTATCTCTTTTTTAGTAGCATCTCTTCCAATGTTTAAACCATCTAACTTTTGTGTATTTACATGATATTGTGTATATTTTCCATCTTTTATTGGATACTTAACTGCACCATCAACAGACGACTCATTTTTTGATGCTGTTTCATTACAACCTGTAACTAAAATAGCTAAACTAAGAGCTAGAAGAGTACCTTTAAGCTTTGTGATGTTTTCTAATGTGAACATTATTACACTCTCCTTTTGAAGTTATTTCCCAAGTTACAATTGCATTTCTATGATAAACACTCTCTACCCCAACAGCTTTTGTCTCTTCATCAATCGTTGGTTGAACATTTCCAAAGTCATCGTAAGCTCGACTTGATAGAAATAGTGGCTTTCCATCCCATTTATAAATATAACTAAATCTAGTCCATGATTTTGGTAAAACTAAACCTTTTAGTTTTGCTTCAACCCAGTTGTCTCCACCATCAAAAGATATATCAACACCTTTAATTGTTCCATGACCACTCCAAGCAAGGCCTTCAATTTCCACCATATCACCAGCTTTTAGATGTGTCCATGGCTTTTCAGGACAAGGTTTTGTAATTACAGAGTTTACTTCATTTACCCAAAAAAATCTTACAGATCTTCCATCTTTTTGAAGCATTGTGTATTTTGAAGTTTCCTCTTTTGCATGCCAAGGTTTATCACTAAATTCAAGTCTATTTAACCATTTAGTATTTAAATTTCCTTCCCAACCTGGAACAACAAGTCTTACTGGATATCCTTGCTCAGGTCTTAGTGCTTCACCATTTTGAGCCCATACTACCATAACATCATCAAGTGCTTTTTCAACAGGAATAGTTCTAGGATTTGAGGCATTATCACTTCCAACTGCTAACATCCAAACGGCATCTTTTTCTAAACCAATATCATCAAGTATAGTTTTTAGCATAACTCCAGTCCATTGAGCACTACTCATCATACCCTTCATAAATTGTAAACTATTAAATTGTGGACCTCTCCATTCTGGGCTTCCATTTGCAGGACATTCAATAAAATAAGTTCTAGTTTCACTTGGGTATCTTTTTAAATCTTCTAAAGTTAAAACAATTTCTCTTTTTACTTTACCATGAATCATTAATCTAAACTCATTTGGATCAATATGTGCAGTTCCTCCGTGATTTCTTGTGAAAAATAGTCCATTTGGAGTAATTATTCCTTCACTTTCATGAATTGGGCACAAAGATATAGAAGCATAAGCATCACCTGAAGATAGAAGGTTGTGAGTTCTTCTAATATTGTTATGCTCATAAGGTGAAGGAATACCATATAGATTTTTATCTACAGGATCACCTAGCTTTTGTCCCCATGGGGCTTCTTTGATTATTGCTTTATCATCAGCTTTTAAAGACATAGGTGATAAAACAGTTGCAGCACTTATTGCTCCAGCTAAATTGATAGCAGTTTTTTTAAAAAAATCTCTTCTACTTGTAGTTTCTAAAGATAAAGAGCTTTTTTCTATTTCTAAAACTTCACTATTTTTCAAGCTAACCTCCTAATAAAATTTAATATTATTTCAAATAATTCTGAATTTTAATTATAGGTTTTATAAGTTGAAATGAAACTTAAAATATTAATTTTTCTTATATAATAATTTTTAAAAATACGAAAAAATAGCATACACATAGCATCAATAAAAATATATTATATTTTAAATTTGTTTTATTTATAAAACTATTTAAGTTTTATTTTCTATTGTTTTATTATCTAATTTAAATAACTTATATAATTTTCTAATTACTATCATTAAAATCAATCCATCTAACATACTTGCAATAATAAAAGAGAAATACTCTTCTTGAGTTATTAATCCATAATTGTATGAAATCATTGCAATTGCAACCATAAAAGTAAGTGGCATTGAATCACTTAGTGCAAAAAGTGTTGTTTGTTTTGGTTTTAAATAGTTTAAAAAAACTAGATATGAACTAATTAATCTTATTGAGATTATAGTTCCCATAATAAATATAGCATGTTTTAGAATTTCTAAAGTTATCATATCTAACTTTACTGTTGAGCCTGTGTAGATAAAGAAAATAGGTGCAAAAAAACCAAAGCCAAAAGATTCGATTTTATGTAATAACTCCTCTCTTTGCATAAAAAACATTTTAAAGAAAAGACCAGCTGTAAATGCTCCTAAAACAACATCTATTTTTAAAATAAGCATAATTGATACTAAAATTAGCAATAAAGATATTGAAAATCTTATGTCCTGATTGTGTTTATCATCTATATTATCTGGAATTAAATATTTTTTAACTTCAGGAAACCACCAAAAAAGCATATAAGAGAATCTAAGAAGTAAAATCGTACCAATTATTACACTAATAATTGTTAAAATTGATATAAAAAATCCACTACTTAAACCACTATTCTCAGTCCAACTAGTAAAAAGTGTAAGTGCTAAAATACTTACTATCTCTCCAACAACTCCAATAGAAAGAGCTAAATTTAACCACGGTTCTTCTTTTCCATACTCTTTGATTAGCATCATTAACATTCCTAATGAAAAGATAGGAAGCGCTACAAAATATGTTAAACCTAAATTAAAAAACCAACAAACAGCTCCTGCAATAGAGTATAAAAGAACAAAATATAGTATTACATTTAAAGCCATGGTTGCTTTTATTATCTTTACAAGTTTGAAATTTATCTCTAAACCTGCTAAAAACATAAGGTATATAAAACCAAATTTAGCAACTAATTTTAAAGTTTCATCATCATAAATAAGTCCAATATAACCACAAAACAACCCTAAAATTATCTCAACTACAACAACTGGTGCTTTTATAAGTTTTGAAACAAGTGGTGAAATCATTATTATTGTGCAAATTGTAATAATTAAAATAATCTTTTCCATATACATCCTAAAAAAAATATTAATATTTTAAATGTTGATATTAATACATTTATTCTTTATCTTCTATTATCATTCCAGCTTCTCTTAAAAAAGGGCTAGCAACAAAGCTTATTTTTTTTAATTTATCATATTTTGCAAAAGATAGATATAAAATATCTTTTGCTCTTGTAACTGCAACATAAAAAAGTCTTCTCTCTTCTTCAAGACTTCCACCTTTACTCATGAGTTTTCTATTTGGAAATCTTCCATCCATTAAATCTATTATATAAACTTCTTTAAATTCTAAGCCTTTACTAGCATGAATAGATAAAAGATTAACTCCTTCTCCTTCACTAAGCTCACTACCACCTAAAATCATTGAGTTTATAAATTTTGATAAATCAGAAAAATTCCTTGATAAATTTTTAAGCAACATAGCTTTTCTATTTATTTTTGCCAAAGATTTTGTTTTTTGTATAGAGTTTATTGTACCATCTTTTTGTGTTGCTCTTTTTGTTGATAACATATCTTTTAATTTAGAGTAAATCATTGAAGAGCTAATTGATGTAACCATTGTTTCTGGATTTTTTGTTCTTTTTAATTGTTTTAAAAGAAGATATAAATCATAAATATATTTAGCTCCATCAACTCCTAGTTTTGGATGTTTTAATATTGGATTTCCTAAAAATGCTTCTTCAAAATTACAATCTTTAAATTTAGAAACAGTTCCTAGTTCGATAAAATCATCAAAAAGACCTAGCTGTTGGCTTTTTCTTTTTGTTTCATAAGGATTATTTATATCTTTATTTGGGTAGAAAAGCCCATTTAATAAATTCCCATTCCCAAGTTTTATTAAAGCATCAAAAATGTCTTTTGCAATCGCTTTTCCTATCCCTTTTCCATGTTCAACTATATGAATAAAAGCCATCATATCGTTGCTTATAACTTGTAAAACCAAAATATCTAAAATAAATTTAACTTCAATTGAGTCAAAAAAGCTCATTCCACCTTTTCTTTTTGCAGGAATTCCAAACTCTCTTAAATTTGCCTCAATCCCATCTGCACTAGAGTTATTTCTATAAATTATTGCAATTTCACTGTGTTCTGTACTACTTTTTGAGATAAGTTCTGAAATATATTCATACTGTGAAAAAAGCTCATCAAAAGCTAGAAGTTTTGGAAGATGAATATTTTGTTCTCTAACAACTTCTAATTTTTTTGGATAAATTCTTTCATTGTGCTCAATAACTTTTGTTGCTAAATCTAAAATAGGTTTTGTAGATCTATAATTTTTTTTCAAAGTAAAAACATTTGCATCTGGATATCTTTTACTAAAACTAGAGATAATACCAATATCAGAACCATTAAAAGCATAAATGCTTTGATCATAATCTCCTACACAAAATAGTGATTGTGGAGAAAAAGCATCAAGCAACCTTCCTTGTAAAGGATTTGTATCTTGATATTCATCTACAAGTATCTCTTTGAAATTAAATTTCTTATCTTTCAAAACTTCAAGCATTGTTGTTAATAAATCATCGAAATTTACATATCCATACTCTTTTTTTAAATTATTAAACTCATCAATAACATCTTCATATATTAAGCTATATATCTCTTGAGTTGAATTTTTTTCTTTCAACCAGCTAGTAAAATCTTCACTATTATTTGAATTTAAGTATAAAGAGTACATGTCATATAAATATCCACCATCATATGGATTTGCTTCATCACTTCTATCCATAAAAACTCGTTTTTCGTAAATTGATTTAAAAAGAGTTTTAAGTTCATTTGGTTGTTTTAAAGTAATATTTATCTCTAGTTCTTTTAAAAGTTTATATGATACAGAGTGAAATGTTCCAGCCATAATCTCTTTTGCTATCTGTTTTGAGAATATATTAGAAACTCTTGAAACCATCTCAGAAGCAGCTTTATTTGTAAAGGTTAAAAGCAAAATTTCATTTGGTTTTACTCCATTATTGAGTAAATGAGAAATTCTTCCGACAATTGTTGAAGTTTTACCAGTTCCTGCACTTGCAATTATAAGATTGTATCCACTTTTACAAAGGATGGCTTCTTTTTGTTCTTGATTAAGATTTGATAGTGGCATATTTAAAGGCTTATGTATATTTTTGTATAGAATGAAATCATTTTGGAATATTATCATAAAAGGATTAAGCTAGATTGAAAAAGGTGTGAATGCAAAAAAATAATCAAAAAAAAAGGTCGCCTAGGGGAAGCGACCTTTCTACACAAGGAAACATAAAAAAATTATCTATTTAAGAAACTTATCTTAAAAAATACTCGTATAAATTAAGTTATTCACTTAACTTATATTGAAATTATATACAGAAAAGATTAATGTAAAATTAATCAGACTAAAAATTTACAAAAATATATTAAAATTTTCTATTTTTAATCTACAATTATAGGTTTTTTACCTTTTTCTATAACTTCTCCAATAATTTTTGCGTATCCAAAACTAAAATCTTCTAGTTCTTTTATAAACTCTTTTGCATCATCTTTATTTATAGCTACTAAAAGTCCACCAGAAGTTTGGGCATCACATAAAATTGCTTTTAAAGTTGGGTCAATATCTTTTGAAAAATAAGTTTTATCTTCCATAAACTTTAAGTTTCTTTTTGAACCACCTGGTAAAACTCCATTTTTGCATAGTTCAAAAGCTTCTTTTATAAAAGGTACATCATTTGAAGATATAGAAAAACTAATATTTTCACTAACACACTCAAAAGCGTGACCTAAAAGTCCAAATCCTGTAATATCTGTACAAGAACTAACTCTATATTTTTTCATGATTTTTGAAGGTATATAGTTTAAACTAGCCATAATTTTAGCACAATGTTGTGTTAGATTTAAATCTATTAAATCTCTTTTTATAGCTGTTGTTAAAATACCCATACCAATAGGTTTTGTAAGCACTATTACATCACCAACTTTTGCACTATTGTTTCTTTTTACATCTTTTGGATGAATTATTCCTGTTACGCTCAATCCATAATACATCTCTGGTGTTTGAATAGTGTGTCCACCTAATAGTGAACCTCCACACTCTTTTATTTTTTCAAGACCACCTCTTAAAATTTCTCCTAAAGCCTCTTTTGATACATTTGTACTATCAAATCCAACTATATTTAAAGCCGTTTTAACCTCTCCACCCATTGCAAAAATATCACTTAAAGAGTTTGCTGCAGCAATTTGACCATAAATATATGGATCATCAACTACAGGTGTTATAAAATCAACAGTTTGTACAAGAGCTAAATTTTCATCTATTTGAAAAATTCCAGCATCATCACTTGTATCAAATCCTACTAAAATTTGTTCATTTTTTTGGTTTAAATTACAAAGAGCTTGTTTTAGATCCCCCGGACCCATCTTTGCAGCACAACCAGCAGCTTGAACAAATTTTGTCAGCTTATGTTCGTTATTCATTTTTATATCTTTCTTAAAAAATTGAATTATTATACTTAAGCAAATTTAAATTTTTAGTTAAACTAAAGTAAAAAATATTTTACTATTTAAGGTTTGGTTTATTAATAATTTACTATCATAAAGTTCTAATTAGTTCACAGAGCATAGGTTATGCTTTGAAATAAATAGTGTTTATCTCTATTTTATCTCTCTAAAGAACATATAAAATAAAAGAATCATATTATGAAAAGAAGAACATTTTTAAAAACAGCTGCAACTTTTTCAGCAGTTTCAGTTTTAACTCCAAGTTTTACACTTGCAAATGATGAAAAAAATTCATTTGGAATTACAAAAAAACCAAGAAAATTTGAAGTAAAAAATAGTTATAACTTTGAACAAAGTAAAGAGATAACTCAACTTTGGGTACCACTTCCAAAAGATGAAGATTATCAAAAAGTTGTATCATTTAAATATGATGGAAATTTTAGTGAGGCAAAAATTGTAAAAAATCCATATAATACAAGAGTTTTATATGTAAAGTGGAATGATGCAAATATTAAGCCAATTTTAGATGTTAATTTTGGAGTTGTTATGCAAGAAAGAACAACTGATTTCTCAAAAGCTACATCAAATACAAATTACCCTAGTGAAGTATTGGAATTTTTAGAAGGAACAAAACATATTCCTATAACAAAAGGTTTAACAGCATATGTAAATGATATTACAAAAGATTCTAAAACACCACTTCAAAAAGCACAAGCAATTTATGACTGGACAGTTTCAACTATGTATAGAGACGAAAGTGTAATTGGTTGTGGAATTGGTGATTCACAAAAATCAATTGAAGAGAAAATTTATGGCGGAAAATGTACAGATATAAGCTCTGTATTTGTATGTTTACTAAGAAATGCAAAAATTCCAGCACGTGAGACTTTTGGAATTAGAGTAGGGCAATCAAAAATTTCAAATGCTTGTGGAAAAGCGGATGAAAAAGGATTTGCTGATATTACTGGAGCTCAACATTGTAGAGCAGAGTTTTATATAGATGGACTTGGATGGGTTCCTTGTGATCCAGCTGATGTTGCAAAGGTGAAATTGGCTGAAAAATTAACAAATGATAGCAAAAAACTAAAAGAGGTAAAAGATTATTTCTTTGGTTCTTGGGAGATGAATTGGGTAGGATTTAATAGTGCTAGAGATTTTATTTTAGAGCCAAAACCTACACAATACCCTTTAAATATGTTGGGTTACCCTTATGCTGAAGTTGGAGAAGATGCAAAAGATTATTATAAACCAAAAACTTTTGTATATAGCTACACTTCTCAAGAGATTTTATGAAACAAAATAGCTTAGCGATAATTGGTGCAGTTTTTACTGCACTTTTATCAACTATTTGTTGTTTGCCAGCACTATTATTCCTCTTTTTTGGAGTATCAAGTGGAGTTTTGAGTTTTTTTACAACTTTAGAATATACTAGAGTTCCTTTGGCAATTTTAAGTACTATCTTTTTTATTATTGGAATTTACAATTTTAGAAAAAATATAGCTTGTAAATGTAGTAAAAAAGAGATATATAAAAACTATATTTTTTTTATTATATTTTTTATTTTGATATTGGGATTACTATTTTATCCTGAAATTTTACCACTTTTTATGGAGTAGATATGAGAATTTTAGTTCTATTTTTTATATTTTTTAGCTTTGCTATATCTTCACAAATATCAGTTTTTAAAGTTGAAGGGATGCATTGCCCTTTGTGTACTACAGCTGTTAAACAAGCTATTTCAAAACTTGACGGAGTTGATAAGGTTAGTGCTAGACTTAATACCAAAGAGGTAACAGTTGTTTATAATAAAAAAGTAAAAGTAGAAGATATTTTAAAAGCAATTAAAACAACCTCATACGAAGGTGTAGAAATATCTACAAAATCGAATGAAGATTAAAAAAATAGATAAATTCTACAAACCAATTAAAAATGGAAACCATCTATAAATAATAAATAAAATTAAAAATCCAAAAAGGAATATTAATCCACAAATAGACAAAATATTTAAAAACATCCCATTTTGAAGCTCTTTGGGAAGTTTTGTACTTCTTACAAGTTTATAGTTTAAAAATGCAAATATTGGTGTTGTTGTAAATGATAATATCATTGCAAAATCAAGCATAGTTCTCATAGAGCTTGCAAAATAAATTATAATTAAAAATCCAATAATAGATATAAAAATTGTCCAAACAGCAACACTTCTATTTGAGGCAGATCTGTTTTTTCTAATTAATGAAAAAGCTTCTGCAACGGCTCTTCCATAACCATCAATAACTGTAATAGAAGTTCCAAACATACAAGCAAATGCTATAAAAGCTATTAGAAGTCTTGACCAATCACCAATAACAGTTGAATACATAGTTACAAGTTGATGAGAAAATGCTATTCCATCCTTAAATTCATAAGCACTTCCATGTAAAACTAAAGCTCCAAGAGCTAGAAAAAATATAGCTAAAATAGCAGTTACTATAAATCCTACATTAAAATCAATCAAAGCATTTTTTGCATTTATATTTGTCTGTTTTATTTGATTTTTTAGCCAAATAGAACCAATGCTTGATATTTCAATAGGTGCTGGCATCCAACCTGTTAAAATAACAATAAATCCTAAACTAGCAATTGTCCAAGCAGATGGAGATATAAAATCATCAGCTAAAGCTGAATTAACATCTTTTGTTACAGCCATTACAACAGCAACTACTGTTGCAATACTAAGAGTTATCATAATTATCTTTGAAACATTATTTAAAAGATTATATTTACCAGCAATTAAAATTAATATACAAGCAAAAATTATAATAAAACTAAGAATATTAATAGTCAGTTGTATAGGAATAAAATATCCCAACAAACTTGCTGCAAACATTGAAACAGCAGCAGTATTTACAACAGCAGCAATTACAGCTAAAATTGTAAAAAGCCACAACCAACTATTTCCTAAAGAGGCATATCCCTCAATTAAGCTCTTTTTTGTAGCCATTGTATATTGTACATTTGCTAAAAAAAATGGATATTTGAAAAAATTTATTAAAAGTATAAATATAGCTAAACTCCAACCAAACAGTGCTCCAGCTTGAGTTGAAGAGACCAAATGTGAACCTCCAATAGCAGCTGTTGCCATTAAAATACCAGGACCAAATATTTTGTATATATTTTTAATTTTTTTAATCATTTAAACTCTTTTCATCAAATTGGTAAGTTTTGTGGGAAATTTTTATTAAAATATTTTTATCTGCTAAATCTTTAAATAGTTTAATCAATGTTGGTTTTGAAATAGAAAATTGTTCCATAATTTCACTGTAAGAGCCAAAAAAGTTATTATTTTCATCAAGATTATTAAAAATATATTTTATAATTTCAACCTGTTTGCTATCTGTAATTGCTCCAATTGTTTTTATGATATTACTATTCTTTTTTATCTCTTTTTCTTGGATTTTTGGCAAAATGACATCATATAAACTATTTAGAAGTTCATCAATATTTATTGGTTTTAAAAGATAATTTTCAACCTTTAGTTTAATTGATTCTATTAAATAGTTTGTATCAGTATGTGCGGTAGTTAAAATTGCAGGTATAAGTATATCTTTACTTTTAATATATTTTAAAAAGTTTATACCATTTTCATTTTCAAGCAAAATATCACTTATTATTACATCTACTTTTTTTTCAAGTAAAATTTTCATAGCATCAATAGTGTTTTTTACACCATAAATATTTGCTACAAAATCTTCTAAAATATCACTAGTATGTTTTAAAAGGTTCTCATCATCTTCCAAATATAAAATATTAATATTTTTTAAAATATCTAGATTTTTATTCATCTTTTTCCTTTTTTTCTTCAATAATCTCTTTATTTATTGGTATTTTTATCAAAAATGATGTTCCATCATATTTTTGATTATTTATAATAATTTCTATATTTTTACAAGAAATTTGCCCTTTTATATGTTTTTCAATAATCTGCTTTGACATATAAAGTCCAATTCCAGTTCCTGCACTTTTATATTTTGTTGTGTAATATGGTTCAAATATTTTTGGCATAATAAGTGGGGGAATTCCGCCTCCATTATCACTAATATTTACAAAAACAAAATCTTTTTTACTATTTACAATAACTCTTATTACTCTATTATCTTTAGATATATTGTTTATTAAAGCATCTTTTGAATTTGATATTATATTTAAAAAAACATGAGATAACTCATTTTCAAAGCTATATATTTTTACATTTTTTTTCACAATTAAATCTACTTTTATATTCTCTTTATTTAAAAAATATTTTGATAATTCTATTGAATTTTCTACACAATCTTTTATAAAAAAGCTATTTTTTGATTTATTTGGACTGAAAAAATTTTTAAAATCATCAAGTGTATTTGACATATTTTGTGCTAAAAGTAGTGCATCTGCAACTTTTTGTTCTACAAAATCTAGTGAAAGCTTATTTAGTCTCATTTTTGTTTGAAAACTTTGGATAATCATAGATATAGAACCTAAAGGTTGTCTCCATTGATGTGCTATATTATTTAACATCTCTCCTAAGCTTGCAAATCTTGCTTGCTGAAACATAATAATATCTTTTTTCCTATTTTTTGAAACCTCTTGAGATATTTTTAATTCTAAATTTGCATTTAACTCTTTTAGCTCTTTGGTTTTATCTTCTACAATTTTTTCTTGTAAATCATGTATCCTTCTAAAATGTACAGTTATAAATAAAGATAAAATTATTGTAAATAAAACAACTAAAAAAATAGAGATAAAAGAAAAAATTGTTATAAGATGAAAGATATTATCTGTGTCTCTTTTTTCATTTATTGCTAAATTTAAATCATAATTTACTAAACTCCCTAAATATATCAAAATAGCATCTATTTCAAAATTTAAATTTGTAAAGTACTCTTTATCGTTTTTCTCTTTTATATTATTTAAATAGTGCAATATTTTATTCATTTTTTCATCAACATTTTGGATATTTAAATTTTTTATTAACTCGTTTTTATAGTAGTTTTTATTTGAAAAATGTTTTTGTATATAATTTATTACAAAATCAGTTTTTGTAGAATATGAGTTATTTTTATATTCACTCCAATTTTTATCTATTATCTCATTTGCTATTTTTAAAACTTCTAAAGTTTGTTCATAATTTAGATTGTTTTTTTCAAATTCACTTAAAGTATTTTGAATATTTATTTTATATGAATCATTTATATTTTCGAGTTTTATTAAAGTTTTTGTTCGTTTTTCAAAAAGTGTATCAAAATCATTTTTTAAAATAAAAATTGATAATTGAGATAGTATGATAATAGTAAACATTCCACCAGCAATTATAAATATTAAAAAATTTGCTTTGTATGAAAATTTTAAGTTATTAAAATAGTTGAAAACTCTTTTCATCTTATAAGCTCTTTAAAATTTCCATTTTCATACTCAAAAAGATATGTTTTATTTAGAAGTTGATTGTTTTTAAAATCTAACTCTAATTCATACAGAATATTTTTTGGTGGACTTTTTAAAGCATTTAATAGATTTTTTATATTTAATTCTCCTAACTCTTCAATTTTTGATATTTGATTTACCAAAACCTTTGAAGCTAAGAATGCTTCAAATGATATAAATCCCAAACTGCTCTCGTTTGAATATTTTTTCATAATTTCTTGATACTCTTGTACTATTTTTAAAGATTTATCGTTGTAGTTTGGTACTATTTGAGAAAATATAAGATTTTTTGTATCTGTATTTGTTGCTTCTAGCTCTTTTACAATAGAGTTTGCATCTCCAAAAGATATATTGCAAAAGATTACATTTTTTAGAATTTCATCATTTTTTGCCTTTTTTATAAATAAAGAGTTTGCTTTATATGCGCCAATCATTACTATTACTTCTGGTTTTGATTTTTTTATTTCATTAAAAGCATGATTTATTGAAAGTGTATTTCTTTTATATGTACCTGTTGATATTAGTTCTATATTTTTGTTTTTTAAAATTTCTAATGTTGATATATATCCCTCTTCTCCATACTCATCATTTTGATAAAAAATTGCTATTTTATCTAATTTTTTTTCATCTACGATATAGTTTAAAAGATTTTCTAACTCTTGTTTATAAGAAGGTCTAAAGTTTATGATATTTTTAAGATTTTTATCTCTTAAAAATTGTGCGCCTGAAAATGGTGAAAAATATACCATGCCACTATCTTCTAAAATAGGAAGAACTCTCTTATTTGTAGGTGTTCCAACTATTCCGTAAAAAGCCAGAATATCATCTTTTGAAAGCTTAGTTATATTTTCATATGTTAAATCAGGTTCATATTTATCATCAAGAACTTTTAAAACAATTTTTTTATCTTTTATCAAATTATTATCATTTGCATAGTTAAAATAACTATTTGTAGTTATAAAAACAGCATCTCCCCAAGCTTTCAAACCAGAACTTTGTGGCATAGATGAAGCTATTAATATCTCATGTTGTTGCTTGGTTTTTTCAATAGAAATCATAAATATTAAAATAATAATAAGTGTAACAAATAAAACTTTTTTAATCATTCATAAGTTTACATTATTTGTGTTTAAAACTCTCAGTTTAATTGTAATAATATATTCTTCAATATATAGAAATTCAGGTTTATTTAACTTCTTTAA
Above is a genomic segment from Aliarcobacter cryaerophilus containing:
- a CDS encoding NRAMP family divalent metal transporter gives rise to the protein MIKKIKNIYKIFGPGILMATAAIGGSHLVSSTQAGALFGWSLAIFILLINFFKYPFFLANVQYTMATKKSLIEGYASLGNSWLWLFTILAVIAAVVNTAAVSMFAASLLGYFIPIQLTINILSFIIIFACILILIAGKYNLLNNVSKIIMITLSIATVVAVVMAVTKDVNSALADDFISPSAWTIASLGFIVILTGWMPAPIEISSIGSIWLKNQIKQTNINAKNALIDFNVGFIVTAILAIFFLALGALVLHGSAYEFKDGIAFSHQLVTMYSTVIGDWSRLLIAFIAFACMFGTSITVIDGYGRAVAEAFSLIRKNRSASNRSVAVWTIFISIIGFLIIIYFASSMRTMLDFAMILSFTTTPIFAFLNYKLVRSTKLPKELQNGMFLNILSICGLIFLFGFLILFIIYRWFPFLIGL
- a CDS encoding response regulator; this encodes MNKNLDILKNINILYLEDDENLLKHTSDILEDFVANIYGVKNTIDAMKILLEKKVDVIISDILLENENGINFLKYIKSKDILIPAILTTAHTDTNYLIESIKLKVENYLLKPINIDELLNSLYDVILPKIQEKEIKKNSNIIKTIGAITDSKQVEIIKYIFNNLDENNNFFGSYSEIMEQFSISKPTLIKLFKDLADKNILIKISHKTYQFDEKSLND
- a CDS encoding sensor histidine kinase → MKRVFNYFNNLKFSYKANFLIFIIAGGMFTIIILSQLSIFILKNDFDTLFEKRTKTLIKLENINDSYKINIQNTLSEFEKNNLNYEQTLEVLKIANEIIDKNWSEYKNNSYSTKTDFVINYIQKHFSNKNYYKNELIKNLNIQNVDEKMNKILHYLNNIKEKNDKEYFTNLNFEIDAILIYLGSLVNYDLNLAINEKRDTDNIFHLITIFSFISIFLVVLFTIILSLFITVHFRRIHDLQEKIVEDKTKELKELNANLELKISQEVSKNRKKDIIMFQQARFASLGEMLNNIAHQWRQPLGSISMIIQSFQTKMRLNKLSLDFVEQKVADALLLAQNMSNTLDDFKNFFSPNKSKNSFFIKDCVENSIELSKYFLNKENIKVDLIVKKNVKIYSFENELSHVFLNIISNSKDALINNISKDNRVIRVIVNSKKDFVFVNISDNGGGIPPLIMPKIFEPYYTTKYKSAGTGIGLYMSKQIIEKHIKGQISCKNIEIIINNQKYDGTSFLIKIPINKEIIEEKKEKDE
- a CDS encoding ABC transporter substrate-binding protein, which translates into the protein MIKKVLFVTLIIILIFMISIEKTKQQHEILIASSMPQSSGLKAWGDAVFITTNSYFNYANDNNLIKDKKIVLKVLDDKYEPDLTYENITKLSKDDILAFYGIVGTPTNKRVLPILEDSGMVYFSPFSGAQFLRDKNLKNIINFRPSYKQELENLLNYIVDEKKLDKIAIFYQNDEYGEEGYISTLEILKNKNIELISTGTYKRNTLSINHAFNEIKKSKPEVIVMIGAYKANSLFIKKAKNDEILKNVIFCNISFGDANSIVKELEATNTDTKNLIFSQIVPNYNDKSLKIVQEYQEIMKKYSNESSLGFISFEAFLASKVLVNQISKIEELGELNIKNLLNALKSPPKNILYELELDFKNNQLLNKTYLFEYENGNFKELIR